Genomic segment of Octadecabacter arcticus 238:
TTTAAATCGGGCTCTAAGCAATATCCTCGAATACTTTGCCTGCGACCCTGAAGCACTCAAGCGCCTGCGGGACGCCACAATAAATGCCTATGACGTGGATGATTGCACGAATTTCTTCCTTTGAGACGCCGTTGTTTATCGCTCCACGGCAATGGGTTTCCCATTCGGCCATTTTCCCAAGTGCGCCAATCATTGATAAGTTCATCATAGAACGGGTCTTCGCGTCGATCACATCATCGCCCCACCCGAAGCCCCAGCACCATGCGGTCATCGCTTCCTGAAATGGCCGCGTGAAATCATCCGCAGCGGCCAGATTTTTCTCGACATACTCCGAGCCGAGTGTCGCTTTTCGCTGCTCTAATCCCTTGAGGAACAAGTCCTCATCGAAAGTGCTCATGTGTCATCCTCTAAGTTTGATTGCGACGTACTTGGTCTGGCCTTAGTTCAAGAGCCCAAAATGCCTGATGCGGTACCGTGTGAGGATGTCTGCTATAGCTTAAAGTCAAAGTGCTTGCGCACTGGCTCTTCAATTTTCCATGTCCCTTTGAAATCAGCTTCTACAACGAAGGCATCGCCGGCCCGAACCGTTACAGACGTTCCGCCATCTGGTGTAATTACGATGCGGCCAGAGATCATGTGGACGAATTCATAAGCTGTGTATGTTGCATGGTAGGTGCCAGGTGTTGCTTCCCACACGCCCGATAGCATGGTGCCGTCCGAGTTCGTATGTAAAGCCCAAGTACGCATTGTCGGATTTCCGTCAACGACAACCCAGCCGTCTAGGTCGTTGGTGTCTGGGGTGGTGTTAGCATTAACTGAGAGTTTGGTGATTGCATTCATTTGTGTGGCCTTTGGCGATTAAATTGCACTGGTTGGTTGAATAGAGAAATGAGGGGTTGCTTCTTATGGGTTGAAGTTTTGCACAGCTTAACCCATGCATAAATTTGCACCACCAAGAAAACAGCCCTTGGCGCCACCACAGAGAACTCATAATTTGTTCGCATTGCAATCATCGGTGGACACAGCGGCGAAAGTCTCCTTCTCACCCTTTGTGGCAGAATAAAACGCGCAAGCTTGAAGTGTTTGGGTCCTTCCGAGGCTCTTTTTACACAGGGGAAATGCGCACCCCGTTGCATGCAACTCACGGTAAATTTTGAGAGTGCAAGTTTAGGTTCTTGTTGTTGTTAAAGTGCGACGTGTTCAGAGCATTTCTGACATTCATGGACTGCCCAGAAACGTTCAGGCTGAAAGATCAGTTCGAGGAGTGGGGCTCTCGTGTCTGGATTGTCTTATCCAGTATGTGGCTGTTTAGCGATACGGGTGCCGTTGCCTTTTACTGCAATCGCGTACAGCGCAAGACAACGGCGAGGGTTGGATCTTTTCCTGCTAGGTCGTGATGGACCGTGGAGGAGTAGGGTTGCCCTCATTTTGTCCAATGACCTGAAGAGATATTTGGGCTTCAGGTACGTATGGCAAGACAATGCAGAACAGACATCTGCCATTCAGCCCCATTATTTTTCATCAAGGCTTCGATGATTGGCGTTAAGATTGAGCCGCTCGGGCCTCTTCGATAAGCGCCACTATCTTGTCATTGCCCGCCCCACGAATACGCGCATCAAGAATATCTTGGGCATTGCTGAGATCATCCCCAACGACAATCAAAGCCACCATGCCCATGCTCTCGTGAGGTTGGCAGACGACTGCCGTCAAGCCTGTCTCAGTTACGATGTACTCAACGTCCTGATTCATTCTTCCCCTAAAGGCTTCTTGTCCTTCGGGGATCGCATCTTTTACGGATTGCGCGTTGTGGGACCTATCAGTTGCTATAAACCTGATCACATCGCCAACTTCGGCGCGGATCAGCTCTTGGCTGAAGACCATACGATCACCAGCCTCATTTTCGTTTAGTAACTGGATTTCGATGGTTTCAGCAAAGGCTGGAACAGCGGATCCAATGAGCAGAGCTGCTGTCATAAGTAATTTGCGCATTTTCGCGACTCCAAATTGATATATCTTCGTTAGCAAATAAGATCGATCACGGCAATTTCACCTCCAGATCATTGTATGGCGACAGTATGGCGCAGACGCCCTAAACACTCCAACGAAGCAATCTCTATTTGAATGGTGTTAGGGGGCATGGCTTTTGTTCGAGGGCTCGTGGCTACACCACTGCGTTATCCCACGCGTTCGAGCGTGTGTGGTAACGCAGAAGAGCTCTAACCAATTGGCCGTGGTTGAAAGCTGCCTTGTATATTGCAGGATCCTGGTGTGAACTTCGTCCCGTTTTCCGGACAGTTTGCTTATTGACCCTATGCTGCCATTTTCCAAGTCATATCTTCGAAAGCCTGTTTTGGCGTTTTGTAGCCGACGCCTGAATGACGGCGCTGGCGGTTGTAGAAGACCTCAATGTATTCGAAGATGGCGGCCTTGGCCTCAGCGTGTGTTCTAAAGCGCCGCTGGTGAACCATCTCCTTTTTCAATGAAGCAAAGAAGCGTTCCATCGGCGCATTGTCGAGGCATTGGCCCTTGCGGCTCATGGATTGAGTGAGTTTCGCCTTTTTGATCAGCTTGCGATAGTCCCCGCCAGCATATTGGCCGCCCCTATCGGAGTGGTGTATCAATCCCGGAACCGGGCCTCTGCGTCCCAGAGCCATCTCGAGGGCGGCGCAGCAAAGCTCCGCACGCATGTGATCCTCCATCGCCCAACCGACGATCTCACGCGTGGCTATGTCCTTCACGCCAGCCAGATAAAGCCAGCCTTCGTCCGTGTCGATATAGGTGATATCCGCCAGCCAAACGGCATTAGGCGTCTGGCTGTGGAATTTCTGTTCCAACAAGTTTGGGGATGGCTTCAGCTTATGATTGCTGTCCGTTGTGATTGGCTTTCTACGCTTGCGAAGAAGCGGGGACACCTTGTGTTCCTTCATTATTCTCGCAACACGGCGCTCGGAGACGACCTCACTATCCGCCAGTAAGTCTTGGTGAATACGCTTTGAGACTCACATCAAAACTGACAAAAACCCGTTATCGGCTGGGGTACTTGGAAATTACAATTTTTAAGTAGTTTGGGAAGACCTCAGGTCAACTTCTGATTTGCTCAGGTAGGGGCTATCTATTGCGTCTGACTAATACTGCGTTGGGATGGCTAAGGGAGTTATTGTCAAATCTGGTGTTTGAGTATTGTTGGTCATGCGGTGATCTGGTCGGGGTTTGTGGTTTCGATTCCGTCTTTGAACGTGACGCCTGTGATGACTTTTGCGAGGTAGTCAAAGCCGCGTAGCTTCCTCCAATTTTGCTCAGCACATTGCCCCAGTTTGAACATCATGTGCAGCATGCCATCGCGTGACAGGCAGCCCTTTGAACGCTTGGTACGATGCCGGATCGTCGCGAAGGCCGATTCAATTGGATTGCTAGTGCGGATGCTTTGCCAATGCTGCGCCGGGAAGTCGAAGAATGCCATGAGTTCCTCACGATCTTTTTGCAGGCATAGTGTGGCCTTGGGGTATTTGGGTTCGTAGGTTTTGATGAACAGATCGAACGCCTTTTCTGCATCGACTTTGGTCTCGGCCTGCCAGATGTCGTGCAGCGCGGCCTTGGCTTTTGGCTGAGACAGCTTGGGTAAACAATTGAGCACGTTCATCGTTTTGTGTTGCCAACAGCGTTGATGGCGGGTCTCAGGATAGACTTCGTCCATGGCCGCCCAAAACCCCATGGCACCGTCCCCGATGGCCAGTTTGGGCGCATTCATGCCTCGGCTTTTGAGGTTAAGCAGAACCTCGCGCCAGCTCTGCGTGGACTCGCGCACCCCATCCTCAATTGCCAGAAATCGCTTCTTGCCACGGGCAGTTACCCCAATAATAACAAGGGCACAGAGCTTGTCATCCTCGCCCCGAAGGCCGCTGTGAACGCCGTCGGCCCAGATATAGACGATGGGCTCGTCATCTAACTCAGCGCCTTTCCAAGCCTCGTATTCATTGGCCCAATCGCGTTTTAAACGCGAAACCGTATTAGCCGACAAGCCAACGGCATCTGGGCCCAGAAGAACCTTGAGGGCGGGAGCCATCTCGCCGCTGGAGATCCCTTTGAGGTAAAGCCATGGCAAGGCCGCTTCCAGCGTCTTCGTGCGGCGCACATAGGGCGGCACCAGGGCAGACCGGAATGTCACCGGTGTGCCGTCCTTGGACCGAACCTTTGGAATGCGCACGCTCACAGGGCCAATGCCCGTTTGAAACGGGCGGGCCGGATGATGTCCGTTACGCACGACTGCCGCGTGACCGGCATCGGTGCGTAAGCCGGTAAATTGCGCCAAATAACTGACAAGCTCAGCCTCAACTGCTGTCGCGATCAATTGTTGTGCTCCCGTTTTCAGCAACTCCGTCAACGCGTCCGTCATCTCGTCTCGACGCGCAAAATCAACAATGTTAGTAGTTCCCATGGTGGTGTATCTCCTTTGGTTGGGCTGCTGTCTTCCAACAACAATTCAACCAGATACGCCGCCAACCTTCAAACCACTCAAACACCAGATTCAGTCATAGCTCTGGCTAAGGTTACCGTCTGGGTAGTTCATTTTTAGATAACGAACGCTTAATCGTGTTCACCGTCACGACTGCGACCTGATCCACGCGCAAATAACGTCGGTTTTTTCGCGGCGGTAGTATACGTTGCTACCGTGATTGCTGCTGCGGCTATCAAGACAGAATGACCAATAATGCTTGCTGCCAGCAGGGTATAGCTTCCGATTGCAACGGCAAAAGTTACGGCCCACATTAGCGCAAGAGCCTGCAAAACATAATGGCGCACAGCAACATCGGAAATGTGACGAAGCGGACTTACTTCAGCATTAAATATAAAATTCCATCCTTGAACGATTTGTTTTCTCATCTAACATCTCCTTGTTATCAGCTAAGGTGTATATGTTCGCGGCTCAAACTAATGACTGACTTGTATGAATTTAGCATCCCCAATCAGTCTTCTGTAGGATTTTTAGTGGATGTATGACCCATAGAGCTATGACTGAATCTGGTGTTTGAGTGGTTTGAAGGTTGGCGGCGTATCTGGTTGAATTGTTGTTGGAAGACAGCAGCCCAACCAAAGGAGATACACCACCATGGGAACTACTAACATTGTTGATTTTGCGCGTCGAGACGAGATGACGGACGCGTTGACGGAGTTGCTGAAAACGGGAGCACAACAATTGATCGCGACAGCAGTTGAGGCTGAGCTTGTCAGTTATTTGGCGCAATTTACCGGCTTACGCACCGATGCCGGTCACGCGGCAGTCGTGCGTAATGGACATCATCCGGCCCGCCCGTTTCAAACGGGCATTGGCCCTGTGAGCGTGCGCATTCCAAAGGTTCGGTCCAAGGACGGCACACCGGTGACATTCCGGTCTGCCCTGGTGCCGCCCTATGTGCGTCGCACGAAGACGCTGGAAGCGGCCTTGCCATGGCTTTACCTCAAAGGGATCTCCAGCGGCGAGATGGCTCCCGCCCTCAAGGTTCTTCTGGGCCCAGATGCCGTTGGCTTGTCGGCTAATACGGTTTCGCGTTTAAAACGCGATTGGGCCAATGAATACGAGGCTTGGAAAGGCGCTGAGTTAGATGACGAGCCCATCGTCTATATCTGGGCCGACGGCGTTCACAGCGGCCTTCGGGGCGAGGATGACAAGCTCTGTGCCCTTGTTATTATTGGGGTAACTGCCCGTGGCAAGAAGCGATTTCTGGCAATTGAGGATGGGGTGCGCGAGTCCACGCAGAGCTGGCGCGAGGTTCTGCTTAACCTCAAAAGCCGAGGCATGAATGCGCCCAAACTGGCCATCGGGGACGGTGCCATGGGGTTTTGGGCGGCCATGGACGAAGTCTATCCTGAGACCCGCCATCAACGCTGTTGGCAACACAAAACGATGAACGTGCTCAATTGTTTACCCAAGCTGTCTCAGCCAAAAGCCAAGGCCGCGCTGCACGACATCTGGCAGGCCGAGACCAAAGTCGATGCAGAAAAGGCGTTCGATCTGTTCATCAAAACCTACGAACCCAAATACCCCAAGGCCACACTATGCCTGCAAAAAGATCGTGAGGAACTCATGGCATTCTTCGACTTCCCGGCGCAGCATTGGCAAAGCATCCGCACTAGCAATCCAATTGAATCGGCCTTCGCGACGATCCGGCATCGTACCAAGCGTTCAAAGGGCTGCCTGTCACGCGATGGCATGCTGCACATGATGTTCAAACTGGGGCAATGTGCTGAGCAAAATTGGAGGAAGCTACGCGGCTTTGACTACCTCGCAAAAGTCATCACAGGCGTCACGTTCAAAGACGGAATCGAAACCACAAACCCCGACCAGATCACCGCATGACCAATAATACTCAAACACCAGATTTGACAATAACTCTGACCCATAAATTACAAACTTTAACGCTCTGGATGTCACAAGCAATCTAAAATGACTTTTATGTATCTTTCGCAGCGCCACACAGTCTAATTAGCACTGCTTGGATTCAAACATCAAGTGCAACGGTTGATTTAAAGGCCACGATTTCGTCGGCCATAGCTTCAGCGGGTGTTCTCCATCCGAGGGTTTTTCTTGGACGGTTGTTCATCAGGTTTGCAACGTCGTTGAGCCATGTTTGGCTTGCACCGTTCAGGTCAGTTCCTTTGGGCATGAACTGACGCAGCAGTCCGTTGGTGTTCTCGTTGCTGCCGCGCTGCCAGGGAGCATGCGGATCGCAGAACCAGATATCAATTTTCAATCGTCGCGCCAATTCACGATGGCAGGCCATTTCGGAGCCACGGTCATAGGTCATGCTCTTGCGCAAATCAGCGGGTAGTCGTCTCATCTGGCGGGTGAAGCTGTCAAGCGCGGCCTCGGCCCCATTGCCATCCATTTTGCAAAGAATGACAAAGCGTGTCTTGCGCTCGATCAAGGTCCCCACTGACGAGCGATTGAATGCGCCCTTGATGAGGTCGCCCTCCCAATGGCCTGGTACCAGTCGTGCTTCGATCTCTTCAGGGCGATTGATAATGCGCAATGATTCCGGGACCATAGCACTGCCCGCCGCTGTCCTGCGCTTGAGCCCACGCTTAGGCTTCGCTTGACGCAACGCCTCGATCATCGCCGCCTTCAGCCCGCCACGTGGCTGCGCGTAAATCGCGGCATAGATGGTCTCATGGCTCACATGGGCGGATGGATCATCAGGCTTCATGAGACGCAGTCTCTGCGCAATCTGCTCAGGCGACCAGTGCAGATGTACGAGCTTGCCATGAACGAAACGATAAAGATCGCTCCCCTCCACAAGCTTGCGCTTGCGGCGGCAGCGCGCGCGCCGGGCATCATAGGCCTGCCGCGCCGCTTGCGGGCAATAGCTGCCGTCTTCCTGCCGACCTCGCGCCAGCTCACGGCAGATCGTGCTCGCCGGGCGATGCAAAAGCTGGCCGATCAACCGCTGACTGCTGCCCCTATTATGCTCGGCTAATATCACGCCACGGTCCTCGCTGCTGAGGTGCTTGCTTCGTATGTCCATCACAACATCCTATGCCCAAAGGGCTCTGAGTGTTGCATTTGAAACTTGAGTCTAAGCTGCCACAGATGAGATTAACCACTAGCCCAGCGCGTGACGGTACCTGAGGTGTCTTGACGGGAGGCGTCTCCTTTGCCTGAAAGATGTGACGTTAGTGTTTTAGATGGACTTGGCGGGACACAGAAATTGGGTCTTGCGCTTCATCAGCATTCCCCTCGCTGGCAGCGGTATCGTATCTCTGGCCCGTTGAAGCGAAGAACGACGGAATTGCCATGTTGGCACCAAGTGAATGTTGGGACCGACTGGAGATAGGGACAACATCCGACAAAATGAAATGTGTACCCTAACTCAACACATGATTTGTTGGGGACAGGCCGTCTGGCGGATTGCGATCCAGCGCTTCGGCCACCGAAATCTCAATCGTGCGACACATCGAATCGACGGGTAACCCATTCTGAACATTACGAAACGGCAGTTCCAGCTCGTTCGTTACGGCTTGCAGGCCAAAGAACACATAGGCCACGACAGCCGCAAATATCGGGGCAAACCAGCCTGTGGAATCGATCAACGCGAATGGCAGCAACCAGCAATAGAGATAGGTCGTCCGGCGCACCAACAGGGAATACACGAATGGCAAAGGTGTCGTCAAAATGCGTTCACATCCGGCCTGCGCGAAAGCCAACGAGGACAGCGTTTGTGAAATAGTCATTTGACCAAACCCACTGATCGCGTCCTTTTTGATCAGCTCGCCAATTCTGTCGGCTATCGATCGCAATGCCGCATCTGCCGGGTTCTTCTTCCCGACCATCGATGCAGCACTTTCTTCGCCGACCCAGCTGGTAATTTCAGGCCGCACATCGACCCCTCGCAAGAAACCACGGTGCAAATGTGCGAAGGCGACCGCATAAGACAAGATGGCTTCGCGCTCCTCCCCCTTGCCGACAAAGACGCACATATGCCGCCCAAGATTGCGTACATCAGCGATCATTGACCCCCATAGTTTGCGGGCTTCCCACCATCGGTCATAGGCTGCGTTGTTCCTAAACCCGAGGAAGAGTGACAGCGCGACACCAAATATTCCCATCGCCCCGATCGAAATTTTCGGTAGCGTGACAACGAAGTGATTAACCAACAGGACAACGACCGATAACAGCGCAATGCCAATAATCTTGCCCAGAATTTTGGGCACAACTGATCCCTGCATAACGAAAAACAGTCGAAAAGAGGACGGATGGTCCCTGACAATCACACGATATTCCTTTTCAAAGACATTGAGACAGCATTCTGAGTTAACTTAATCCTTCGGTTAGATGATCCAAGAGAAGCTGCGTTTTGAGCGACAAATGTTTGTCCTGCAGATAGATCATGTCATCGTTCCGTGCGCGATATCTTCGTCACCGACAAGCTCCGTTCCTACGGCGCGGCGGAACGTGTCAACGACTTTGAGACAGTGGCTTTTGGACTTTAGGCTTGGGTTTCTTCGGTTGGTTTTGGTGGGTTGATCCAGACGGCGGTCGGGATTTGAGGCGGTTTTGGTGGTTTGTGTACGAAGCGTTCGGGCGTGGCGAGGAATGCCGCGTCTAGTGTTGCTTGTCGCGCGGTGTAGATTTCTTGGGCCTGCCCAAAATGGATTTGGTCGGGCGTCATCAGACCAATCCCGGCGTGATGATGGTCTTGGTTATACCATGCAAAGAGCCTGCGGCAGAATGCGCGAGCCTGCTCGATGGTTTCAAAGTTCTTGGGGAACTCTGGCTGATATTTCAGTGTTTTGAAGTGGGCTTCGGAGAACGGGTTGTCGTTTGAGGTGTGGGGCCGACTGTGGGACTTGAGCACACCAAGATCAACCAGCATCAGGGCTGTCGTCTTTGCCTTCATGGGCCCACCGCGATCTGCATGCAATGTCAGCTGATCGCGTGGAACCTCGTGTTTTTCCATCGCGTCGATGAACAGCTCTTTGAACTGGCTGGCGCTCTCCGCGTGCTCGACGCGCCAGCCAACAACGCGGCGGCTGAAGATGTCGAGGATGACATAGAGATAGAAGTAGGACCATTTCACCGGGCCCCTCAGCTTGGTGATGTCCCAAGACCAGACCTGATTGGGGGCTTCAGCTAGAAGTTCAGGCTTTTGATAGACGGGATGTGTGCGCTGTCGGTGGCGTTCGCCAACTTCGCCCTGCGCGGCCAATATCCGATACATCGTGCGGATTGAACACAGATAGGTGCCTTCATCCAGCAAGGTGGCAAAGACCTCTGTGGGCGTCTGATCCGCAAAGCGGGGTTCGCGCAGGTGGTGCAATACCTGGTCTCTTTCCCTTTCCGGTAGAGCCCGCGAAGACGCTGCGCGCGGTGGGCGTGTGCGTGGTGGTGCCGTCAGCGCCGCACGCTGTCGAAGAACGCTCGCGCGCGATAATGATAGCGCGGCGCAGACAGCCGAGGTCAAGCCGCTGCCGGTGGGCAATGCAATCGCGACGGCCATCATGATTTGCCGCTGCGCTCTTGCGTCTGCTCCATCTCGTCCAGAAGTCCCGCCACTTTTTTTTGGATGGCAATGATGGCTTCCGCCTGATCCAGACGGCGCCGCAAGGCTGTCACCTCACGGTTGGCCTTGGCCAGCTCAGCTTGCAATGGATTGGCAGGTGCCTTTTGTGGGCCACGGCGCATTGGCTGCAATGCACCCAATGTGCCGGCCGCCCGCGCACGGCGCCAATCGGTCAGTGCAGAGGAATAAAGCCCCTCCCGCCGTAGAATGGCGGAAACCCCGCCAGTGTCTGCCACTTGGTCCGTCTCATCCAGAATGCGCAGTTTGTATTTGGCTGTGAAGTTGCGTCGCTTCGGGATGCTCGTCAGTTCCGCTGTGGGAGCCAACGGCGCATTAACAACGCGGGGAGGCGACGTCGGGGCCAAAACGGCTCCAGATCCAGCATCTGGCGAAAGTGGTGATTGTGAAGGCATAACCATGGGTTCGTTCTACTACGCCCTCAAGTGTAAACTTTAGCCAGTCAATTGTCTCACGCTTATTGGCACGGAGGGTGAAGTTGCGTCGCTTCGGGATGCTCGTCAGTTCCGCTGTGGGAGCCAACGGCGTATTAACAACGCGGGGAGGCGACGTCGGGGCCAAAACGGCTCCAGATCCAGCATCTGGCGAAAGTGGTGATTGTGAAGGCATAACCATGGGTTCGTTCTCCTACGCCCTCAAGTGTAAACTTTAGCCAGTCAATTGTCTCACGCTTATTGGCACGGAGGGGTCACCTGCGTGACGGGAATACATTAAACACCTGCGTCAAAAAACTTGTGGAGCACGGCTGGTTGGTTCGAGGGACTGGGGAGCAAGTGATCGCTGGGTTCAATTGCAAAACATTCTGGCGTGTCGTTCGTCCGAGTGCAGGGGAATCGTGTTTGGAACTGAGTGAGTAAAGGATTGCTCTTGCAGGTGATGGCGGGATGGATTCTGGATGGGTGGTTGTTCTCATCGGGTGCTCATCGCCATGCATATTTTTCTATCCGCCTTCGACGAAGTTCCTGATCCGCGCGCCAGTAACGTGCGCCACGACCTTGGTGAACTGCTCGTTATCGCCTTCGTGTCGGTCTTATGTGGATCGACCTCCTGCGCCGAGATGGCCGCATTTGGCCGTGCAAAAGAGAGCTTTTTCAGGAACTTCCTGAAACTCAAGCATGCCATTCCATCGCATGATACCTTCTCGGAGGTCTTCCGGATCATCGACCCGAAGGCACTCGATGCGGCCTTCAGTAAGGTACTTGCCGATGTGACCAAGCTCCTCAAAGACGGTGATATCATCGCGATTGACGGCAAAGCGTTACGGGGTGCGCGCGACCCGGGCGAAAGCGCACGGACCCGCATGATGTCTCAGCCTATGCCTCGCGGCTGCGCCTGACGTTGGCGACAGTACCTGCCGACTGAGGCACAGAACTCAGCGCGGCCATAGAGGCGCTTGGGTTGATCGATCTGCGGGGCAAGGTGGTCACCGGTGATGCATTACATTGCAACCGCCGCACGGTTGCCGCAATCAACGCAGGCGGCGGTGATTGGTGCCTCGCCCTCAAGGGTAACCAGGAATCCCTGTTGTCTGACGCCCGTGGATGTTTCAGCAAGGGGCACAAAAGCGATCCAACAGCCGTTACGGAAAATACCGGCCATGGAAGAAAAGAAACCCGTAAGGCGGTTGTGGTATCGGCTAAGGCATTGGCAGAATACCACGAATTCCCTGGCCTCAAGGGGTTCGGTCGCATCGAGGCGACCAGAGAGACGGGCGGAAAGGTGACCTCAGAGACCCGCTACTTCGCGCTGTCTTGGGTTCCCACACCTGAGGTGCTGTTGGCCGCTGTCCGCGACCATTGGGCCATCGAAAATGCCCTTCATTGGCAGTTGGATGTGTCTTTCCGCGAGGACGCCGCACGCAATCGGAAAGACAACGGTCCCGGCAACATCGCCGTTCTACGTCGCCGCGCACTCGACGTCCTCCGGCGTGACACATCCAAGGGCTCTCTCTCCATAAAAATCAAACGTGCAGGCTGGGACACCACCTTCTTACGCAGCATTCTCAGTGACTTGGCAACAACATGAGCCAAACGCGATTGCCCTGCGTCCGAGGGTGGGGGCATGAATGTGGCTGGTATCGCGCGGGTGATGGCGTGCTTTGAAAACGCAGTAGAAGTGCCCTCAGTTATCGTTTCTGAAAGCCGCCATAAAGCTTTGCACGGATACACTCCGGGGTCTTTGCCGCAAATGCCGCAGCCACATGCGCCCGCACGCAGAGCTATGGCAGATGAGGACGATGCATTTGAAGAGCGGGCGGCCATCACTGAAAACGAGGGAGGCCTCCCGCCAGACAGTGTGTGATGACACTATCGGCCTATTGCTGCCGTTCACGTCCACCTCAGGATGCTGCGGTGCAGCCCGTCGAACCGGACTTTCGTGCATTATGCAGCATCTTTTCTGGCTGAAACGTGGTGTGCGGAAAAAGCACACTTTCGCTGCAGGCACCCCAATGGCTGCTCTTGGGTTTTGAAGTTTTACCTTAAAACAATGATAATTGGGTATTATCTTTTAATTTAATCGTCTTTCCGCGTTTTGAAGCAGATTTTCGACTTCCTAGTTTGAGGAAAATGGCGTTTGCCGCGACCCCAAAGTCCTGGTTTTTCCGTATGGCAGAGATCTGTTGTTTTGCAGCCTTCGCAGAAACAGCTTGATCAACAAGTGGGGCAGGATAGTCCTGCCCAAGCGTAAAATCACGATCGTCGATCAGTGTCTTTTCCCATTTCCAGGGTTCATGAATGAACTCATCCGGAACGCTCTTGAGCTCAGGCACCCACTTTCGAATGAAAGTGCCTTTTGGATCATGCTCCATCGATTGTTTGATCGGATTATAAACGCGCATCGTGTTGATACCTGTTACACCTGATTGCATTTGCAGCTGGCTATAATGAATCCCGGGCTCATAATCTGTGAACAGCCGTGCCAGATGTTCGCCCGTAACGCGCCAATCGAGCCATAGTTGATAGCTGGCGAAGCTTACCAGCATTGCTCTCATGCGGAAGGTGATCCAGCCTTCTGCAGTCAGGTTGCGCATACAGGCATCAACGAAAGGGTACCCAGTTTGACCGCTCGC
This window contains:
- a CDS encoding carboxymuconolactone decarboxylase family protein is translated as MSTFDEDLFLKGLEQRKATLGSEYVEKNLAAADDFTRPFQEAMTAWCWGFGWGDDVIDAKTRSMMNLSMIGALGKMAEWETHCRGAINNGVSKEEIRAIIHVIGIYCGVPQALECFRVAGKVFEDIA
- a CDS encoding cupin domain-containing protein; amino-acid sequence: MNAITKLSVNANTTPDTNDLDGWVVVDGNPTMRTWALHTNSDGTMLSGVWEATPGTYHATYTAYEFVHMISGRIVITPDGGTSVTVRAGDAFVVEADFKGTWKIEEPVRKHFDFKL
- a CDS encoding plastocyanin/azurin family copper-binding protein; this translates as MRKLLMTAALLIGSAVPAFAETIEIQLLNENEAGDRMVFSQELIRAEVGDVIRFIATDRSHNAQSVKDAIPEGQEAFRGRMNQDVEYIVTETGLTAVVCQPHESMGMVALIVVGDDLSNAQDILDARIRGAGNDKIVALIEEARAAQS
- a CDS encoding IS3 family transposase; protein product: MHQDLLADSEVVSERRVARIMKEHKVSPLLRKRRKPITTDSNHKLKPSPNLLEQKFHSQTPNAVWLADITYIDTDEGWLYLAGVKDIATREIVGWAMEDHMRAELCCAALEMALGRRGPVPGLIHHSDRGGQYAGGDYRKLIKKAKLTQSMSRKGQCLDNAPMERFFASLKKEMVHQRRFRTHAEAKAAIFEYIEVFYNRQRRHSGVGYKTPKQAFEDMTWKMAA
- a CDS encoding IS256-like element ISOan6 family transposase — translated: MGTTNIVDFARRDEMTDALTELLKTGAQQLIATAVEAELVSYLAQFTGLRTDAGHAAVVRNGHHPARPFQTGIGPVSVRIPKVRSKDGTPVTFRSALVPPYVRRTKTLEAALPWLYLKGISSGEMAPALKVLLGPDAVGLSANTVSRLKRDWANEYEAWKGAELDDEPIVYIWADGVHSGLRGEDDKLCALVIIGVTARGKKRFLAIEDGVRESTQSWREVLLNLKSRGMNAPKLAIGDGAMGFWAAMDEVYPETRHQRCWQHKTMNVLNCLPKLSQPKAKAALHDIWQAETKVDAEKAFDLFIKTYEPKYPKATLCLQKDREELMAFFDFPAQHWQSIRTSNPIESAFATIRHRTKRSKGCLSRDGMLHMMFKLGQCAEQNWRKLRGFDYLAKVITGVTFKDGIETTNPDQITA
- a CDS encoding IS256-like element ISOan6 family transposase — translated: MGTTNIVDFARRDEMTDALTELLKTGAQQLIATAVEAELVSYLAQFTGLRTDAGHAAVVRNGHHPARPFQTGIGPVSVRIPKVRSKDGTPVTFRSALVPPYVRRTKTLEAALPWLYLKGISSGEMAPALKVLLGPDAVGLSANTVSRLKRDWANEYEAWKGAELDDEPIVYIWADGVHSGLRGEDDKLCALVIIGVTARGKKRFLAIEDGVRESTQSWREVLLNLKSRGMNAPKLAIGDGAMGFWAAMDEVYPETRHQRCWQHKTMNVLNCLPKLSQPKAKAALHDIWQAETKVDAEKAFDLFIKTYEPKYPKATLCLQKDREELMAFFDFPAQHWQSIRTSNPIESAFATIRHRTKRSKGCLSRDGMLHMMFKLGQCAEQNWRKLRGFDYLAKVITGVTFKDGIETTNPDQITA
- a CDS encoding IS30 family transposase, whose product is MDIRSKHLSSEDRGVILAEHNRGSSQRLIGQLLHRPASTICRELARGRQEDGSYCPQAARQAYDARRARCRRKRKLVEGSDLYRFVHGKLVHLHWSPEQIAQRLRLMKPDDPSAHVSHETIYAAIYAQPRGGLKAAMIEALRQAKPKRGLKRRTAAGSAMVPESLRIINRPEEIEARLVPGHWEGDLIKGAFNRSSVGTLIERKTRFVILCKMDGNGAEAALDSFTRQMRRLPADLRKSMTYDRGSEMACHRELARRLKIDIWFCDPHAPWQRGSNENTNGLLRQFMPKGTDLNGASQTWLNDVANLMNNRPRKTLGWRTPAEAMADEIVAFKSTVALDV
- a CDS encoding bestrophin family protein, producing MIVRDHPSSFRLFFVMQGSVVPKILGKIIGIALLSVVVLLVNHFVVTLPKISIGAMGIFGVALSLFLGFRNNAAYDRWWEARKLWGSMIADVRNLGRHMCVFVGKGEEREAILSYAVAFAHLHRGFLRGVDVRPEITSWVGEESAASMVGKKNPADAALRSIADRIGELIKKDAISGFGQMTISQTLSSLAFAQAGCERILTTPLPFVYSLLVRRTTYLYCWLLPFALIDSTGWFAPIFAAVVAYVFFGLQAVTNELELPFRNVQNGLPVDSMCRTIEISVAEALDRNPPDGLSPTNHVLS